A stretch of the Streptomyces ortus genome encodes the following:
- a CDS encoding ferredoxin has translation MTVQQEAGAGEAGADGEALEVWIDQDLCTGDGICAQYAPEVFELDIDGLAYVKSPADELLQTPGATTPVPLTLLRDVADSAKECPGDCIHVRRVSDSVEVYGPDAE, from the coding sequence ATGACCGTGCAGCAGGAGGCCGGAGCCGGCGAGGCCGGAGCCGACGGCGAGGCGCTCGAGGTCTGGATCGACCAGGACCTGTGCACCGGCGACGGGATCTGCGCCCAGTACGCGCCCGAGGTGTTCGAACTGGACATCGACGGGCTGGCCTACGTGAAGAGCCCGGCTGACGAGCTTCTGCAGACCCCGGGGGCGACAACGCCCGTACCCCTGACGCTTCTGCGTGATGTCGCCGACTCCGCGAAGGAGTGTCCGGGTGACTGCATCCATGTACGTCGCGTGTCTGACAGTGTCGAGGTCTACGGTCCCGACGCGGAGTGA
- a CDS encoding HAD-IA family hydrolase has translation MTSTVPPPGTRTAESSTLQAVLLDMDGTLVDTEGFWWDVEVEVFAQLGHRLDDAWRHVVVGGPMTRSAGFLIEATGATITLSELTVLLNDGFENRIARSLPLMPGAARLLAGLAAHRVPTALVSASHRRIIDRVLLSLGARNFSLTVAGDEVERTKPFPDPYLIAAAGLGADPARCAVIEDTATGVAAAEAAGCQVVAVPSVSPIAPAAGRTVVRSLEQVDLPFLRSLMTEKR, from the coding sequence ATGACCAGTACGGTCCCCCCGCCCGGCACCCGGACAGCCGAAAGCTCCACCCTCCAGGCAGTCCTGCTGGACATGGACGGAACCCTCGTCGACACGGAGGGCTTCTGGTGGGACGTCGAGGTCGAGGTGTTCGCCCAGCTCGGCCACCGCCTGGACGACGCGTGGCGCCACGTCGTGGTCGGCGGCCCCATGACCCGCAGCGCCGGCTTCCTCATCGAGGCCACCGGCGCCACGATCACCCTCTCCGAGCTGACCGTGCTGCTGAACGACGGGTTCGAGAACCGCATCGCCCGGTCCCTCCCGCTGATGCCCGGCGCCGCGAGACTCCTGGCGGGACTGGCCGCACACCGCGTCCCCACCGCGCTGGTCTCCGCCTCGCACCGCCGCATCATCGACCGTGTCCTGCTCTCGCTCGGCGCGCGGAACTTCTCCCTGACCGTCGCGGGCGACGAGGTGGAGCGCACCAAGCCCTTCCCCGACCCGTATCTGATCGCGGCCGCCGGTCTGGGCGCGGATCCGGCCAGGTGCGCGGTCATCGAGGACACCGCGACGGGCGTGGCCGCCGCCGAGGCGGCGGGCTGCCAGGTCGTGGCCGTACCCTCCGTGTCACCGATCGCGCCGGCTGCCGGAAGGACCGTCGTACGATCCCTCGAACAGGTCGACCTGCCTTTTCTCCGGAGCCTGATGACGGAAAAGCGCTAA
- a CDS encoding site-2 protease family protein — protein sequence MDESGGSGQPRSGTDEADEGRTGRPRPGDPATTTARPPSDQQPHDAGTPAEPGEATDSAHPEPPDGTPAGPLHKDPPTGTDPAPADTGTDSHTPQQPHAPRRTEAHTPPAPGGEKGGGGGKGGKGPAPKRPKEPGGGLLMGRPFGVPVYVAPSWFLVAALITWVFGGQLDRVLPELGMARYLVSLFFAVAFYASVLVHELAHTVAALRFKLPVRRIQLQFFGGVSEIEKESETPGREFVLAFVGPLLSLVLGGVFYLALQTVEPGTVPGVLLGGLMISNLIVAAFNLLPGLPLDGGRMLRAVVWKITGKPMSGTIAAAWVGRALAISVLVGLPLLTHSGSLGTESQDIGGMDTVMDALLAAILAGIIWTGAGNSLRVARLREHLPELRARALTRRAVPVETHTPLSEALRRANEAGARALVVVDADGDPLSLVREAAIVGVPEHRRPWVAVSGLAQDLTDGMRVSAELAGEDLLEVLRATPATEYLVVEDSGEIYGVLSAADVEKAFVKAMARPS from the coding sequence GTGGACGAGAGCGGCGGGAGCGGGCAGCCGCGTTCCGGCACCGACGAGGCGGACGAGGGCCGCACGGGTCGGCCGCGACCCGGTGACCCGGCGACCACGACGGCCCGGCCGCCCTCCGACCAGCAGCCGCACGACGCCGGCACCCCGGCGGAACCGGGGGAGGCGACGGACTCGGCCCACCCCGAACCGCCGGACGGCACACCGGCCGGCCCCCTCCACAAGGACCCCCCGACCGGGACCGACCCGGCCCCTGCGGACACAGGGACCGACAGCCACACACCCCAACAGCCGCACGCCCCGCGCCGAACCGAGGCCCACACCCCGCCGGCGCCCGGCGGCGAGAAGGGCGGAGGGGGCGGGAAAGGCGGGAAGGGCCCCGCTCCCAAGCGGCCCAAGGAACCCGGCGGCGGCCTCCTCATGGGACGCCCCTTCGGCGTCCCCGTGTACGTGGCACCCAGCTGGTTCCTCGTCGCCGCCCTCATCACCTGGGTCTTCGGCGGCCAGCTCGACCGCGTCCTGCCCGAGCTGGGCATGGCCCGCTACCTCGTCTCCCTGTTCTTCGCCGTCGCCTTCTACGCCTCCGTACTCGTCCACGAACTGGCCCACACGGTCGCGGCCCTGCGCTTCAAACTGCCCGTGCGCCGCATCCAGCTGCAGTTCTTCGGCGGGGTCTCCGAGATCGAGAAGGAGTCCGAGACACCCGGACGCGAGTTCGTCCTCGCCTTCGTCGGACCCCTGCTCTCCCTCGTCCTCGGCGGCGTCTTCTACCTCGCCCTCCAGACCGTCGAACCCGGCACCGTCCCCGGCGTCCTGCTCGGCGGGCTGATGATCTCCAACCTGATCGTCGCCGCGTTCAACCTGCTCCCCGGCCTCCCCCTCGACGGCGGTCGCATGCTCCGGGCCGTCGTCTGGAAGATCACCGGCAAGCCCATGAGCGGCACCATCGCCGCCGCCTGGGTCGGCCGCGCCCTCGCGATCTCCGTACTCGTCGGGCTGCCCCTGCTCACCCACTCCGGCAGCCTCGGCACCGAGTCCCAGGACATCGGCGGCATGGACACCGTCATGGACGCCCTGCTCGCCGCGATCCTCGCCGGCATCATCTGGACCGGCGCCGGAAACAGCCTCCGCGTGGCCCGCCTGCGCGAACACCTGCCCGAGCTGAGGGCCCGCGCCCTCACCCGCCGCGCCGTACCCGTCGAGACCCACACCCCGCTCTCCGAAGCACTGCGCCGCGCCAACGAGGCCGGCGCACGCGCCCTGGTCGTCGTGGACGCCGACGGCGACCCGCTCTCCCTCGTCCGCGAGGCCGCCATCGTGGGCGTACCGGAACACCGCCGCCCCTGGGTCGCCGTCAGCGGGCTCGCCCAGGACCTCACCGACGGCATGCGGGTCTCCGCCGAACTGGCCGGCGAGGACCTCCTGGAAGTCCTGCGCGCCACCCCGGCCACCGAATACCTCGTGGTCGAGGACTCCGGCGAGATCTACGGAGTCCTCTCCGCGGCGGACGTGGAGAAGGCCTTCGTGAAGGCCATGGCAAGGCCTTCCTAG
- the dop gene encoding depupylase/deamidase Dop gives MTVRRVMGIETEYGISVPGHPNANAMLTSSQIVNAYAAAMHRARRARWDFEEENPLRDARGFDLARETADSSQLTDEDIGLANVILTNGARLYVDHAHPEYSSPEVTNPLDAVLWDKAGERIMAEAAERAAQLPGAQPIHLYKNNTDNKGASYGTHENYLMKRETPFSDIVRHLTPFFVSRQVVTGAGRVGIGQDGHEHGFQLSQRADYFEVEVGLETTLKRPIINTRDEPHADAEKYRRLHVIIGDANLSEISTYLKLGTTALVLSMIEDGFIAVDLAVDQPVRTLHQVSHDPTLKRLVTLRSGRTLTAVQLQMEYFELARKYVEERYGADADEQTKDVLTRWEDVLGRLETNPMSLAGELDWVAKRELMEGYRRRDNLDWDAARLHLVDLQYADVRADKGLYNRLVARGRIKRLLDETGVERAETKPPEDTRAYFRGRCLEQYADDVAAASWDSVIFDLPGRDSLQRVPTLEPLRGTRNHVKALLDRCRTAEDLVKVLSGN, from the coding sequence ATGACCGTACGGCGAGTAATGGGCATCGAGACGGAGTACGGGATCTCCGTCCCCGGCCACCCCAACGCCAATGCCATGCTCACCTCGTCCCAGATCGTCAACGCCTACGCGGCGGCGATGCACCGGGCCCGGCGGGCCCGCTGGGACTTCGAGGAGGAGAACCCGCTGCGGGACGCGCGGGGCTTCGACCTCGCCCGCGAAACCGCCGACTCCAGTCAGCTCACCGACGAGGACATCGGCCTCGCCAACGTCATCCTCACCAACGGGGCGCGGCTGTACGTCGACCACGCGCACCCCGAGTACAGCTCCCCCGAAGTGACCAACCCGCTGGACGCCGTCCTGTGGGACAAGGCCGGCGAACGCATCATGGCGGAAGCCGCCGAGCGCGCCGCCCAGCTCCCCGGCGCCCAGCCGATCCACCTCTACAAGAACAACACCGACAACAAGGGCGCCTCCTACGGCACGCACGAGAACTACCTGATGAAGCGGGAGACCCCCTTCTCGGACATCGTGCGCCACCTCACGCCGTTCTTCGTCTCCCGCCAGGTCGTCACCGGAGCGGGCCGCGTCGGCATCGGTCAGGACGGACACGAACACGGCTTCCAGCTCAGCCAGCGCGCCGACTACTTCGAGGTCGAGGTGGGCCTCGAAACCACCCTCAAGCGCCCCATCATCAACACCCGCGACGAGCCGCACGCGGACGCCGAGAAATACCGCCGCCTGCACGTGATCATCGGCGACGCGAACCTCTCCGAGATCTCGACCTACCTCAAGCTCGGCACCACCGCCCTCGTCCTTTCCATGATCGAGGACGGCTTCATCGCCGTCGACCTCGCCGTCGACCAGCCGGTGCGCACCCTGCATCAGGTCTCGCACGACCCGACCCTCAAGCGCCTCGTCACCCTCCGCAGCGGTCGTACCCTCACCGCGGTCCAGCTCCAGATGGAGTACTTCGAACTGGCGCGCAAGTACGTCGAGGAGCGCTACGGGGCCGACGCGGACGAGCAGACCAAGGACGTGCTGACCCGCTGGGAGGACGTCCTCGGCCGGCTGGAGACCAACCCGATGAGCCTGGCGGGCGAGCTGGACTGGGTGGCCAAGCGGGAGCTCATGGAGGGCTACCGCCGCCGTGACAACCTCGACTGGGACGCCGCCCGGCTGCACCTGGTCGACCTCCAGTACGCCGACGTACGGGCCGACAAGGGCCTCTACAACCGTCTGGTGGCCCGCGGCCGGATCAAGCGGCTGCTGGACGAGACGGGCGTCGAGCGGGCCGAGACGAAGCCGCCGGAGGACACCCGGGCGTACTTCCGCGGTCGCTGTCTCGAGCAGTACGCCGACGACGTGGCGGCGGCCTCCTGGGACTCGGTCATCTTCGATCTGCCGGGCCGGGACTCGCTCCAGCGCGTTCCAACCCTGGAGCCGCTTCGCGGAACGCGTAATCACGTGAAAGCGCTTCTCGACCGTTGCCGCACGGCAGAAGACCTGGTCAAGGTCCTGTCGGGCAACTGA
- a CDS encoding RecB family exonuclease, with protein METSTDGVARDGSEAVPADDVVQPSDVAAAPPAASPAGGMVPRPADPAAGSAIAPPGAGDESGDGSAPVAEAGSAGTAPGEDTATVARSAGGGASGRVRDPAAPTSLSPSRAGDFMQCPLLYRFRVIDKLPEKPSEAATRGTLVHAVLERLFDAPATERTAPRAKSLIPGQWDRLREAKPELAELFADSDEQTAGEKLTRWLGEAERLVERWFTLEDPTRLEPAERELFVEAQLDSGLKLRGIIDRVDVAPSGEVRIVDYKTGKAPRPEYAEGALFQMKFYALVVWRLKQVVPRRLQLVYLGSGDVLTYDPVPADLERVERKLHSLWEAIRLATETGDWRPRPTKLCGWCDHRAVCPEFGGTPPPYPLPVRAPGSGSA; from the coding sequence ATGGAAACCAGCACCGACGGCGTCGCCCGGGACGGCTCCGAAGCCGTACCGGCCGACGACGTGGTCCAGCCGTCCGACGTCGCGGCCGCGCCGCCCGCGGCCTCACCTGCCGGAGGCATGGTGCCTCGGCCCGCCGATCCGGCGGCCGGGTCCGCCATCGCGCCGCCGGGGGCCGGCGACGAGAGCGGCGACGGGTCGGCTCCGGTTGCGGAGGCCGGGTCCGCGGGCACCGCGCCAGGGGAGGACACGGCCACGGTGGCGCGGTCCGCCGGAGGCGGGGCCTCCGGTCGGGTCCGGGATCCCGCGGCTCCCACCTCCTTGTCGCCCTCGCGGGCCGGGGACTTCATGCAGTGCCCTCTGCTGTACCGCTTCCGGGTGATCGACAAGCTGCCCGAGAAGCCGAGCGAGGCGGCGACCCGCGGGACGCTGGTGCACGCGGTCCTGGAGCGCCTCTTCGACGCCCCGGCCACCGAGCGGACCGCCCCGCGCGCCAAGTCGCTGATCCCCGGTCAGTGGGACCGGCTGCGGGAGGCGAAGCCCGAGCTGGCCGAGCTGTTCGCGGACTCCGACGAGCAGACCGCGGGCGAGAAGCTGACGCGCTGGCTCGGTGAGGCGGAGCGGCTGGTCGAGCGCTGGTTCACCCTGGAGGACCCGACCCGGCTGGAACCGGCGGAGCGCGAGCTGTTCGTGGAGGCGCAGCTCGACTCCGGCCTGAAGCTGCGGGGCATCATCGACCGGGTGGACGTGGCGCCCTCGGGCGAGGTGCGGATCGTCGACTACAAGACGGGCAAGGCCCCGCGTCCGGAGTACGCGGAGGGCGCCCTGTTCCAGATGAAGTTCTACGCCCTGGTGGTGTGGCGGCTGAAGCAGGTCGTCCCGCGCCGGCTCCAGCTCGTCTATCTGGGCAGCGGTGACGTGCTGACGTACGACCCGGTGCCGGCCGATCTGGAGCGGGTGGAGCGCAAGTTGCACTCCTTGTGGGAGGCGATCCGGCTCGCCACGGAGACCGGTGACTGGCGTCCGCGGCCCACCAAGCTCTGCGGCTGGTGCGATCACCGGGCGGTCTGTCCGGAATTCGGCGGTACTCCCCCGCCGTATCCGCTGCCGGTGCGGGCGCCCGGGTCCGGCAGCGCCTGA
- the arc gene encoding proteasome ATPase: MAAHDDDMNRGIRPGRGSDDPSGQIAYLEQEIAVLRRKLADSPRHTRILEERIVELQTNLAGVSAQNERLANTLREARDQIVALKEEVDRLAQPPAGFGVFLAANEDGTADIFTGGRKLRVNVSPGVELEELRRGQELMLNEALNVVEAMEYESVGDIVTLKEILEDGERALVQGHTDEERVVRLAEPLLDVIIRPGDALLLEPRSGYVYEVVPKSEVEELVLEEVPDIGYEQIGGLGGQIEMIRDAVELPYLYPDLFKEHELRPPKGVLLYGPPGCGKTLIAKAVANSLAKKVAEVTGQATGKSFFLNIKGPELLNKYVGETERQIRLVFQRAREKASEGTPVIVFFDEMESLFRTRGSGVSSDVENTIVPQLLAEIDGVEGLQNVVVIGASNREDMIDPAILRPGRLDVKIKIERPDAEAAKDIFAKYLTERLPLHPDDVGEHGGSKSTTVQSMIQTAVEHMYTESEENRFLEVTYANGDKEVLYFKDFNSGAMIENIVGRAKKMAIKDFLEHTQKGLRVSHLLQACVDEFKENEDLPNTTNPDDWARISGKKGERIVYIRTLITGKQGADTGRSIDTVANTGQYL; this comes from the coding sequence GTGGCAGCCCACGACGACGACATGAACCGCGGCATCCGCCCGGGACGAGGGTCCGACGACCCGTCCGGGCAGATTGCCTACCTTGAGCAGGAGATCGCCGTCCTGCGACGCAAGCTCGCCGACTCTCCGCGACACACGAGGATTCTCGAAGAGCGGATCGTCGAGCTGCAGACCAATCTGGCCGGCGTCTCCGCGCAGAACGAGCGGCTGGCCAACACCCTCCGAGAGGCCCGCGACCAGATCGTGGCACTCAAGGAGGAAGTCGACCGGCTAGCACAGCCGCCGGCCGGCTTCGGAGTCTTCCTCGCAGCGAACGAGGACGGCACCGCCGACATCTTCACCGGAGGCCGCAAACTCCGGGTGAACGTCAGCCCCGGCGTCGAGCTCGAAGAGCTCCGGCGCGGTCAGGAACTGATGCTCAACGAAGCTCTCAACGTGGTCGAGGCCATGGAGTACGAGAGCGTCGGCGACATCGTCACCCTCAAGGAGATCCTTGAGGACGGCGAGCGCGCCCTCGTACAGGGGCACACCGACGAGGAACGGGTGGTCCGGCTCGCCGAACCACTCCTGGACGTCATCATCCGTCCGGGCGACGCCCTCCTCCTCGAACCCCGCTCCGGCTACGTGTACGAGGTCGTCCCCAAGAGCGAGGTCGAAGAGCTCGTCCTCGAAGAGGTCCCCGACATCGGCTACGAGCAGATCGGCGGTCTGGGCGGCCAGATCGAGATGATCCGCGACGCGGTCGAGCTCCCCTACCTCTACCCCGACCTGTTCAAGGAGCACGAACTGCGCCCGCCCAAGGGCGTACTGCTGTACGGGCCCCCCGGATGCGGCAAGACGCTCATCGCCAAGGCCGTCGCCAACTCACTGGCCAAGAAGGTCGCGGAAGTGACCGGCCAGGCCACCGGCAAGAGCTTCTTCCTCAACATCAAGGGCCCCGAACTCCTCAACAAGTACGTGGGCGAGACCGAGCGGCAGATCCGCCTCGTCTTCCAGCGCGCCCGGGAGAAGGCCAGCGAGGGCACCCCCGTCATCGTCTTCTTCGACGAGATGGAATCCCTCTTCCGCACCCGCGGATCCGGTGTCAGCTCGGACGTGGAGAACACCATCGTCCCCCAGCTGCTCGCCGAGATCGACGGCGTGGAGGGCCTGCAGAACGTCGTGGTCATCGGCGCCTCCAACCGCGAGGACATGATCGACCCCGCCATCCTGCGCCCCGGCCGCCTCGACGTGAAGATCAAGATCGAGCGTCCGGACGCCGAAGCGGCCAAGGACATCTTCGCCAAGTACCTCACCGAGCGGCTCCCGCTGCACCCCGACGACGTCGGAGAGCACGGAGGCAGCAAGAGCACCACCGTCCAGAGCATGATCCAGACCGCCGTCGAGCACATGTACACCGAATCCGAGGAAAACCGCTTCCTCGAAGTCACGTACGCCAACGGCGACAAGGAAGTCCTGTACTTCAAGGACTTCAACTCCGGCGCCATGATCGAGAACATCGTCGGCCGCGCCAAGAAGATGGCGATCAAGGACTTCCTCGAACACACCCAGAAGGGCCTGCGGGTCTCCCACCTGCTCCAGGCCTGCGTGGACGAGTTCAAGGAGAACGAGGACCTGCCGAACACCACCAACCCGGACGACTGGGCCCGCATCTCCGGAAAGAAGGGCGAACGGATCGTTTACATCCGGACACTCATCACCGGAAAGCAGGGCGCGGACACCGGACGCTCCATCGACACGGTGGCGAACACCGGTCAGTACCTGTAA
- a CDS encoding response regulator, which produces MAIRVLLVDDQPLLRTGFRMILEAEQDIAVVGEAGDGLQAIDQVRALQPDVVLMDIRMPRMDGVEATRQITGPGRDGPAKVLVLTTFDLDEYVVEALRAGASGFLLKDAPANELVQAIRVVAAGEAMLAPSITRRLLDKYAGHLPSGDEPVPDTLHTLTEREVEVLKLVARGLSNAEIAADLFVSETTVKTHVGHVLTKLGLRDRVQAAVYAYESGLVRPGAQ; this is translated from the coding sequence GTGGCCATCCGCGTCCTACTGGTCGACGACCAGCCGCTGCTGCGCACCGGCTTCCGGATGATTCTGGAGGCGGAGCAGGACATCGCGGTCGTCGGCGAGGCCGGTGACGGTCTCCAGGCGATCGATCAGGTACGTGCCCTGCAGCCCGATGTGGTTCTGATGGACATCCGTATGCCGAGGATGGACGGGGTCGAGGCCACCCGGCAGATCACCGGTCCCGGCCGGGACGGTCCGGCGAAGGTGCTGGTGCTGACGACCTTCGACCTCGACGAGTACGTGGTGGAGGCCTTGCGGGCCGGCGCCAGTGGTTTCCTCCTGAAGGACGCCCCGGCCAACGAGTTGGTGCAGGCGATCCGGGTGGTGGCGGCGGGCGAGGCCATGCTGGCGCCGAGCATCACCCGGCGGCTGCTCGACAAGTACGCGGGTCATCTGCCCTCGGGGGACGAGCCGGTGCCGGACACCCTGCACACCCTGACCGAGCGTGAGGTCGAGGTGCTGAAGCTGGTGGCGCGCGGGCTGTCGAACGCGGAGATCGCCGCCGATCTGTTCGTCAGCGAGACCACGGTCAAGACGCATGTGGGCCATGTGCTGACCAAGCTGGGGCTGCGGGACCGCGTCCAGGCCGCGGTGTACGCGTACGAGAGCGGTCTGGTGCGTCCCGGCGCGCAGTGA
- a CDS encoding ABC transporter substrate-binding protein, producing the protein MNRKPLVLPAAIGLVASVLAACGGSDSGGDGGNPISVGTTDRFTASKEAPAPFDPAYAYDVGSWNVLRQTVQTLMAMPNGGGDPAPEAAEECGFTDSANERYACTLRKDLKYSNGDPVTAEDVKFSIDRARSIEADTEVYALLSTVDTVETKGDREVIFHLKSADATFPFKLTTPVAGIVSPKDYPKNKLREGFEVSGSGPYSLKAETKGDDVTKVVFTKNPYYQGISDIKNDKVELRSFEDADAMGAAIDKGDIDMMTRTMSPEQIKKLQDAKDSNIDVIEQPGLEIRYIGFDVEKPSLKDKAVRQAIAHIVNRVELTSKVYGTGADPLYSMVPATVTGHANSFFNEYGEPDVDKARDLLAAANITTPVKFTMNYTTDHYGPATKLEFETLQKQLNDTGLFDVDIKGEKWDVYRPKQREGKFSAYGMGWFPDFPDAETFLTPFLDKDNTIASPYVNKRIREDLIPESRREADRLSASKSIEEIQSIVARDVPLLPLWQGKQYVAVRDDITGGEYAINSSATLQLWELGRGVGSD; encoded by the coding sequence ATGAACCGTAAGCCTTTGGTGCTGCCGGCCGCGATCGGTCTGGTCGCCTCTGTCCTCGCCGCGTGCGGCGGGTCCGACAGTGGGGGCGACGGCGGCAACCCGATCTCCGTCGGTACCACCGACCGGTTCACCGCCTCGAAGGAGGCACCGGCCCCGTTCGACCCGGCCTACGCCTACGACGTCGGCTCCTGGAACGTGCTGCGCCAGACGGTCCAGACCCTGATGGCCATGCCCAACGGCGGCGGCGACCCCGCCCCGGAGGCCGCCGAGGAGTGCGGATTCACCGACTCCGCCAACGAGCGGTACGCCTGCACGCTGCGCAAGGACCTCAAGTACTCCAACGGTGACCCGGTCACCGCCGAGGATGTGAAGTTCTCGATCGACCGTGCGCGGTCGATCGAGGCCGACACGGAGGTCTACGCCCTGCTGTCGACCGTCGACACCGTCGAGACCAAGGGCGACCGCGAGGTGATCTTCCACCTCAAGAGCGCCGACGCCACCTTCCCGTTCAAGCTGACCACGCCGGTCGCGGGCATCGTGAGCCCCAAGGACTACCCCAAGAACAAGCTGCGGGAAGGCTTCGAGGTCAGCGGCTCCGGCCCGTACAGCCTCAAGGCCGAGACCAAGGGCGACGACGTCACCAAGGTCGTCTTCACCAAGAACCCCTACTACCAGGGGATCTCGGACATCAAGAACGACAAGGTCGAGCTGCGGTCCTTCGAGGACGCGGACGCCATGGGCGCCGCGATCGACAAGGGCGACATCGACATGATGACCCGCACCATGTCGCCCGAGCAGATCAAGAAGCTGCAGGACGCCAAGGACAGCAACATCGATGTGATCGAGCAGCCCGGGCTCGAGATCCGCTACATCGGCTTCGACGTCGAGAAGCCGTCCCTGAAGGACAAGGCGGTCCGCCAGGCGATCGCCCACATCGTCAACCGCGTCGAACTGACCTCCAAGGTGTACGGGACCGGCGCCGACCCGCTCTACTCGATGGTCCCCGCCACCGTCACCGGCCACGCCAACTCGTTCTTCAACGAGTACGGCGAGCCGGATGTCGACAAGGCGAGGGACCTGCTCGCGGCGGCGAACATCACGACGCCGGTGAAGTTCACGATGAACTACACGACGGACCACTACGGGCCCGCCACCAAGCTCGAGTTCGAGACGCTGCAGAAGCAGCTCAACGACACGGGTCTCTTCGACGTGGACATCAAGGGCGAGAAGTGGGACGTCTACCGTCCCAAGCAGCGTGAGGGCAAGTTCTCGGCCTACGGCATGGGCTGGTTCCCCGACTTCCCGGACGCGGAGACCTTCCTCACGCCGTTCCTGGACAAGGACAACACCATCGCGTCGCCGTACGTGAACAAGCGCATCCGCGAGGACCTGATCCCGGAGTCCCGCCGCGAGGCCGACCGCCTCAGCGCCTCGAAGAGCATCGAGGAGATCCAGAGCATCGTCGCCCGCGACGTCCCGCTCCTGCCCCTGTGGCAGGGCAAGCAGTACGTCGCCGTACGGGACGACATCACCGGCGGCGAGTACGCGATCAACTCCTCGGCCACCCTGCAGCTGTGGGAGCTGGGCCGCGGAGTGGGCAGCGACTGA
- a CDS encoding tRNA (adenine-N1)-methyltransferase yields the protein MSEPTGAARRRGPFKVGDQVQLTDPKGRHYTFTLEAGKNFHTHKGSFPHDELIGAPEGSVVRTTGNVAYLALRPLLPDYVLSMPRGAAVVYPKDAGQILAFADIFPGARVVEAGVGSGSLSTFLLRAVGDQGMLHSYERREDFAEIAQQNVERYFGGPHPAWQLTVGDLQDNLSDTEVDRVVLDMLAPWECLEAVSKALVPGGIVCCYVATTTQLARTVESIREIGCFNEPSAWESMVRNWHIEGLAVRPDHRMIGHTGFLLTARRLADGVEPPMRRRRPSKGAYGDDYTGPNADGGAPGR from the coding sequence ATGTCCGAACCGACCGGTGCCGCCCGCCGACGCGGGCCCTTCAAGGTCGGGGACCAGGTACAGCTGACCGACCCCAAGGGCCGCCACTACACGTTCACGCTCGAAGCAGGGAAGAACTTCCACACCCACAAGGGTTCCTTCCCGCACGACGAGCTGATCGGCGCACCCGAGGGCAGCGTTGTCCGCACCACGGGGAACGTCGCCTATCTGGCACTGCGCCCCCTGCTCCCCGACTACGTCCTGTCCATGCCCCGCGGCGCCGCCGTGGTCTACCCCAAGGACGCGGGGCAGATCCTCGCCTTCGCCGACATCTTCCCCGGCGCGCGCGTCGTGGAGGCGGGGGTGGGCTCCGGCTCCCTCAGCACCTTCCTGCTCCGCGCCGTCGGCGACCAGGGGATGCTCCACTCGTACGAGCGCCGCGAGGACTTCGCCGAGATCGCCCAGCAGAACGTGGAGCGCTACTTCGGCGGACCCCACCCCGCCTGGCAGCTCACCGTCGGCGACCTCCAGGACAACCTCTCGGACACCGAGGTCGACCGCGTCGTCCTCGACATGCTCGCCCCCTGGGAGTGCCTGGAGGCCGTCTCCAAGGCGCTCGTCCCCGGCGGCATCGTCTGCTGCTACGTCGCGACCACCACCCAGCTCGCCCGGACCGTCGAGTCCATCCGCGAGATCGGCTGCTTCAACGAGCCGAGCGCCTGGGAGTCGATGGTCCGCAACTGGCACATCGAGGGCCTGGCCGTCCGCCCCGACCACCGGATGATCGGCCACACCGGCTTCCTGCTCACCGCCCGCCGCCTCGCGGACGGCGTCGAGCCGCCCATGCGCCGCCGCCGCCCTTCCAAGGGCGCGTACGGCGACGACTACACCGGACCGAACGCCGACGGCGGAGCCCCCGGCCGCTGA